From one Streptomyces sp. CA-210063 genomic stretch:
- a CDS encoding condensation protein — protein MTALDHPARDDAAHGPVRIPFPVVDEVSRHCLQEEEPETVHIEVHLPGHLDPDRLRTAFTTALHRHPRILMREAPGRWYSRRYEWELTAEPEVEVVTFLPPGPHALRDARTRALVEAPPLTLSPPIRLAVVAGAGPAVGSEACDDVGHAVKSAVSAAGHRAAGPATHPAAADVAAGNRAAGAMGVPPLERSREWGRVGAAAPRTAEQRKHPPADPAPGRPQSNGTVLFLTINHTALDGPACLRILATAAELYGGKDNSPTAPPVRPTSTPDAPDAPGATPPETETPSNWARPARVAPGTPEPSPGNGMLVTELPVPRRPKSAPYTVNDQLMVTTALMLAHWNREHGAHPRPLRITMPVDDRPRDTDMPIGNGTRLVEVPFSPTELNPAHTPLPTLLRRTAERTRALKSLQRPQLGHGASLLTAPVVPVSWRAALTRGLRRAAAPWTSTTLLSNIGRVPYALDFGEEAGRAHAVWFSAPARMPRGLTVTTASTAGRLHLALRWSRALLSHGDGAHLRDLFEHYLHATEEDTE, from the coding sequence ATGACGGCGCTGGACCATCCCGCGCGGGACGACGCCGCCCACGGGCCCGTCCGCATCCCCTTCCCCGTGGTCGACGAGGTGTCCCGCCACTGCCTCCAGGAGGAGGAACCCGAGACCGTCCACATCGAGGTCCATCTCCCCGGCCACCTCGATCCCGACCGCCTGCGCACCGCCTTCACCACCGCCCTCCATCGCCACCCCCGCATCCTCATGCGCGAGGCGCCGGGCCGCTGGTACAGCCGCCGCTACGAGTGGGAGCTGACGGCGGAGCCGGAGGTGGAGGTGGTGACCTTTCTGCCGCCGGGTCCGCACGCGCTGCGGGACGCCAGGACCAGGGCCCTGGTGGAGGCGCCCCCGCTGACGCTGTCGCCGCCGATCCGTCTGGCGGTGGTGGCGGGGGCGGGGCCGGCGGTGGGCAGCGAGGCGTGCGACGACGTAGGGCACGCAGTCAAGTCCGCTGTCTCAGCTGCTGGCCATCGTGCCGCTGGGCCAGCCACCCACCCCGCCGCCGCTGACGTAGCTGCGGGCAATCGTGCCGCTGGGGCGATGGGGGTCCCCCCGCTCGAGCGAAGCCGAGAGTGGGGGAGGGTGGGCGCAGCGGCACCTCGAACCGCCGAGCAGCGGAAACACCCTCCGGCCGACCCCGCCCCCGGGCGCCCTCAAAGCAACGGCACCGTCCTCTTCCTCACCATCAACCACACCGCCCTCGACGGCCCCGCCTGCCTCCGCATCCTCGCCACCGCGGCGGAGCTGTACGGCGGCAAGGACAACTCCCCCACAGCCCCACCCGTCCGCCCCACCTCCACCCCGGACGCCCCGGATGCCCCGGGGGCCACCCCACCCGAAACGGAGACCCCCTCCAACTGGGCCCGCCCCGCCCGAGTGGCCCCCGGCACCCCCGAGCCCTCCCCCGGCAACGGCATGCTCGTCACCGAACTCCCCGTCCCCCGCCGCCCGAAGTCCGCCCCCTACACCGTGAACGACCAGCTCATGGTCACCACGGCCCTGATGCTCGCCCACTGGAACCGGGAACACGGCGCCCACCCCCGCCCCCTCCGCATCACCATGCCCGTGGACGACCGCCCGAGGGACACGGACATGCCGATAGGCAACGGCACCCGCCTGGTCGAAGTCCCCTTCTCGCCGACCGAGTTGAACCCGGCCCACACTCCCCTCCCCACCCTCCTCCGCCGCACGGCGGAACGCACCCGAGCCCTGAAATCCCTCCAGCGGCCCCAACTGGGCCACGGCGCCTCCCTGTTGACGGCCCCGGTGGTCCCCGTCTCCTGGCGCGCGGCCCTCACCAGGGGCCTGCGCAGAGCGGCGGCCCCCTGGACGTCGACCACCCTCCTCAGCAACATCGGCCGCGTCCCCTACGCGCTGGACTTCGGCGAGGAAGCCGGCCGTGCCCACGCCGTATGGTTCTCGGCCCCCGCCCGCATGCCCCGCGGCCTCACCGTGACGACGGCTTCCACGGCGGGCCGCCTCCACCTGGCCCTGCGCTGGTCCCGCGCCCTGCTCAGCCACGGCGACGGCGCCCACCTCCGCGACCTCTTCGAGCACTACCTGCACGCGACGGAAGAGGACACCGAGTGA
- a CDS encoding helix-turn-helix domain-containing protein produces the protein MTGSPVTVTVRSAWHAVPRLQVREFAAIAMAEAPALAEEILREIRREYPHLPVVLDDSGEPMALIGIRRAIEVFVQHLETAEGRPRVPPGVFQEFGRGEGLHGRSLDSLQAIYRLGVRLAWRRFAEIGQRVEIPPPAMYELVDAGYEYLDGLVDQSVRGYAEAAARQAGERLRLQRRLMELLLAEHHRGDPADALSERAARIGWPLPDKVAVGVLLRPAREAMAPAVGQGVLLDMEYEQPRMVVPEPDAAGRPELLHRALTGWSGAIGPPVPLADAAKSLRWAEAAVRLMERKLLPGGEVLHCTEHTEALVLLQPEELIDDLALRCLAPLSHCGPTHGRRLAETLLAWLETRGGAPEIATRLGVHPQTVRYRLRQIRELWGDEIDDPDRRFELELVLRAQRLRGELGDPRGRR, from the coding sequence GTGACCGGCAGCCCGGTAACCGTCACCGTGCGCTCCGCCTGGCACGCCGTGCCGCGCCTCCAGGTGCGCGAGTTCGCCGCGATCGCCATGGCCGAGGCCCCCGCCCTCGCCGAGGAGATCCTGCGCGAGATCCGCCGCGAGTACCCGCATCTGCCCGTCGTCCTCGACGACTCCGGTGAGCCGATGGCCCTCATCGGCATCCGCCGCGCGATCGAGGTCTTCGTCCAGCACCTGGAGACCGCCGAGGGCCGGCCGCGCGTCCCTCCCGGTGTCTTCCAGGAGTTCGGCCGCGGCGAGGGCCTGCACGGCCGCAGCCTCGACTCGCTCCAGGCGATCTACCGTCTCGGCGTACGCCTCGCCTGGCGCCGTTTCGCGGAGATCGGCCAGCGCGTGGAGATCCCGCCGCCCGCGATGTACGAACTCGTCGACGCCGGATACGAGTATCTGGACGGCCTGGTGGACCAGTCGGTGCGCGGCTACGCGGAGGCGGCGGCCCGGCAGGCCGGCGAACGGCTGCGACTGCAACGCCGGCTGATGGAACTCCTCCTCGCCGAGCACCACCGGGGCGACCCGGCCGACGCGCTCTCGGAACGGGCCGCCCGGATCGGCTGGCCCCTCCCGGACAAGGTCGCGGTCGGGGTTCTGTTACGCCCCGCCCGCGAGGCCATGGCCCCCGCCGTCGGCCAGGGCGTCCTGCTCGACATGGAGTACGAGCAGCCCCGCATGGTCGTCCCCGAACCGGACGCGGCCGGCCGCCCCGAGCTCCTCCACCGCGCCCTCACCGGCTGGTCCGGCGCGATCGGCCCGCCGGTTCCCCTGGCCGACGCGGCGAAGTCGCTGCGCTGGGCGGAGGCCGCCGTACGCCTGATGGAGCGCAAGCTGCTCCCCGGCGGCGAGGTCCTGCACTGCACCGAGCACACCGAGGCCCTCGTCCTCCTCCAGCCCGAGGAACTGATCGACGACCTCGCCCTGCGCTGCCTCGCCCCCCTGTCCCACTGCGGCCCCACCCACGGCCGCCGCCTCGCCGAAACCCTCCTCGCCTGGCTGGAGACCCGCGGCGGCGCCCCCGAGATCGCCACACGCCTGGGTGTGCACCCGCAAACCGTCCGCTACCGCCTCCGCCAGATCCGCGAACTCTGGGGCGACGAGATCGACGACCCCGACCGGCGCTTCGAACTGGAACTGGTGCTGCGGGCGCAACGGCTGCGGGGCGAACTGGGAGACCCGCGCGGCAGGCGCTGA
- a CDS encoding glycosyltransferase family 4 protein — MPQHVPFSLVEAFPRLDQHRSAGSPQPRRIVFLARRDLGNPAAGGSELLVDRLAGGLTSLGHQVTLLCGGPAAYRDYRVVSAGGDLSHHLRAKSAFARQVGDCDLLVEVCNGMPYLAPLWHRGPTMCLVNHVHTDLWQMRFGGPLAPAARLGRRLEHWSLTVAQRRNLVVAVSSSTATALRAIGVERERIRVVHNGVEEPGPRAERSPEPLFVAVGRLVEYKRIDLLLRLWERVRPVTGGRLVIVGDGPERGRLEAMAGPGVEFAGHVSEAEKHRLLCAAWLLLHPSAVEGWGLVVTEAAVRETPSVAFDVPGLRDSVVDGETGVLARGESSFAAAWCALTLSTDRRVLMGKAARERSARYRWGQTVRQFRAVAAEAVRGFTP, encoded by the coding sequence ATGCCCCAGCACGTGCCGTTCTCGCTGGTCGAGGCGTTTCCACGCCTTGACCAGCACCGGTCGGCAGGCTCCCCACAGCCTCGCCGGATCGTTTTTCTCGCCCGCCGTGACCTCGGCAATCCGGCGGCGGGGGGCTCCGAGCTCCTCGTCGACCGGCTCGCCGGGGGCCTGACCAGCCTCGGCCATCAGGTCACCCTGCTGTGCGGCGGCCCGGCGGCCTACCGCGACTACCGTGTCGTGTCGGCCGGCGGCGACCTGAGCCACCATCTGCGCGCCAAGTCGGCCTTCGCCCGTCAGGTCGGCGACTGCGACCTCCTCGTCGAGGTCTGCAACGGCATGCCCTACCTCGCGCCGCTCTGGCACCGGGGTCCGACGATGTGCCTGGTCAACCATGTGCACACGGATCTGTGGCAGATGCGGTTCGGCGGACCGCTGGCGCCGGCCGCGCGCCTCGGCCGAAGACTCGAACACTGGTCGCTGACCGTCGCGCAGCGTCGCAACCTCGTGGTCGCGGTCTCCTCCTCCACGGCCACCGCGCTCCGCGCGATCGGTGTGGAGCGGGAACGGATACGAGTCGTGCACAACGGAGTCGAGGAGCCGGGGCCGCGCGCCGAGCGGTCGCCCGAGCCGCTGTTCGTGGCCGTGGGCCGACTCGTCGAGTACAAACGGATCGATCTGCTGCTGCGGCTCTGGGAGCGGGTGCGTCCGGTCACGGGCGGACGGCTCGTGATCGTCGGCGACGGGCCCGAGCGGGGGCGGCTGGAAGCGATGGCCGGGCCCGGTGTGGAGTTCGCGGGGCATGTCTCCGAGGCCGAGAAGCATCGGCTGCTGTGTGCGGCCTGGTTGCTGCTTCACCCGTCTGCCGTGGAGGGGTGGGGGCTGGTCGTCACCGAGGCCGCGGTGCGGGAGACGCCCTCGGTCGCCTTCGATGTGCCGGGGCTGCGGGATTCCGTCGTGGACGGGGAGACCGGAGTGCTGGCTCGGGGGGAGTCGTCGTTCGCGGCGGCCTGGTGCGCTTTGACGTTGTCGACCGATCGGCGGGTGCTGATGGGGAAGGCTGCGCGGGAGCGCTCCGCGCGTTATCGGTGGGGGCAGACTGTGCGGCAGTTTCGTGCGGTGGCCGCCGAGGCCGTGCGGGGTTTTACGCCGTGA
- a CDS encoding alpha-(1->3)-arabinofuranosyltransferase translates to MTSTVQAPPPAPVRPVGTTEGPPEGPRSRRWLLGFWAVVFVLLVIAQPGRQTFDTKLGVTTDPWQFVSDLGQLWHDRGGFGGIQDQYVGYLWPMLPYYGLTDLVGLPVWLAERLWLSLIVSVAFWGALRLAERLGVGSSASRLLAAGAYALWPVFTTVVGSTSAAALPGAFLPWVLLPLTNEQYSARVAALRSALVIPFMGGVNAAATLASLLPVGLYLLTRTPGPRQRRLIAWWVPGVILATAWWVIPLLLLGVHGENFLPYVESSQTTTATLSATEALRGAGNWVAYLNFGEAWLPAGWSVAASVIVILSSALAAGLGLAGLARRDMPERRWLVLTVLVVALITLAGYGGVFGAPFHGVVQDWLNGGLAPFRNIYKFQTGLALALVLGLAHLVGVAAQARGARRVRGRRFAPLVAAVLVVPGLLWPYLNGSVLQPGSFQELPKYWQATADWLDKYSPDSRALVVPATAHGIYTWGTTVDQPLDVLAESRWAQRDYVPFGTAGNRRAMDAVEQALLTGGEVPGLADYLSRAGLYYVVVRNDLDPDQVGSVPTTTVKRTLEQSGYERVTGLGPMMTGGRIAEGTPLQVEGLYARQRAVEIYRPAEDVPRPGQAGLKAIADTAVVSGGPESLLPLSADPELRDRATVLTGDNHPGLGTPAVQVVGDGLRRADTRFGLVNANTSYTYTANERNPSGSVQDPGEKPKQILPVSGLGHQTVAELRGAKSVTASTSGNWLFHLPQYDPVNAFDGDRSTAWAEGAAGSANGQWLRIDFDGGQDIPETFEVTPLPQDGVRSAPTRIKVETERGSRSTNLQPDGSTQTVNVRPGETSWLKITILDSAERHTGLVGAGFSEIDLPGVKVTRMLRLPTDAKGSDASAEVVSLQRAADPTGLSPTGTEPGLHRTFATSTAGMYAVKATAVPVPGEELDRLLYEVAPEQQTRMTATAESTASLGAGLSPRNLTDGDLTTAWIAGDDPTIHLSWGDKWPVNSLVLAPAGGLSTRPTQVEISSPDGAVIADVDENGWVRFDPITTDRLDITITETAPLTVHNPVADDDLQLPVGLTEAYVPALDQYRTPQPAPTRDFELPCGEGPVVEVDGTLYETSARGTVRDLVERRSIDLTLCQNDRAAAGLELGASDGHTFESEDSGALAVTAVTLTRGSLSEPTAGGRDLGIRDWLGDRRELTVGGGAASYLTTYENYNDGWKATLGGRELTPVRLDGWQQGWRIPGGSGGTVKLSYEPSVTYEAGLIGAGVGLAALIGLALWRRQEPNPDEPRPTPPGPGLWLGTIALTLVGIVIAGFFALLVPLLALLAWKRHTLLVPIAFLALAGAGLAAAFGAGEPVAADEGAFGPVAQLLALTGLFAALVSVGVGVESSLERPYSTRRFEVPPGAEAPTAPLPRRRRVDKTLNGGPGAPGGPGGPAGGGSVASPTISARGPGSPQADPDTPTRRIPFTKPKFRATPPEDDGRTESGGTGKGEPA, encoded by the coding sequence ATGACGAGCACGGTCCAGGCTCCACCTCCCGCACCGGTACGGCCGGTCGGCACGACCGAGGGACCCCCCGAGGGCCCTCGGTCGCGGCGCTGGCTGCTGGGGTTCTGGGCCGTGGTGTTCGTGCTGCTGGTCATCGCGCAGCCGGGGCGGCAGACCTTCGACACCAAGCTCGGGGTCACGACCGATCCCTGGCAGTTCGTGTCCGATCTCGGTCAGTTGTGGCACGACCGGGGCGGATTCGGCGGGATCCAGGACCAGTACGTCGGTTACCTGTGGCCGATGCTGCCGTACTACGGGCTGACCGATCTGGTCGGGCTGCCGGTGTGGCTCGCGGAGCGGCTGTGGCTGTCGCTGATCGTGTCGGTGGCTTTCTGGGGTGCGTTGCGGCTGGCTGAGCGGTTGGGGGTCGGCAGTTCCGCTTCGCGGCTGCTGGCCGCCGGCGCTTATGCCTTGTGGCCCGTGTTCACCACCGTCGTCGGCTCCACCTCGGCCGCCGCGCTGCCGGGGGCCTTCCTGCCGTGGGTGCTGCTGCCGCTGACGAACGAGCAGTACAGCGCGCGGGTGGCCGCCCTGCGGTCGGCGCTCGTCATTCCGTTCATGGGCGGGGTCAACGCGGCCGCGACCCTGGCTTCGCTGCTGCCCGTCGGGCTGTATCTGCTCACCCGGACGCCGGGGCCACGGCAGCGGCGGCTGATCGCCTGGTGGGTGCCGGGGGTGATCCTGGCGACCGCGTGGTGGGTGATCCCGCTGCTGCTGCTTGGCGTCCACGGGGAGAACTTCCTTCCGTACGTGGAGAGTTCGCAGACCACGACGGCCACCCTGTCCGCCACCGAGGCGCTGCGGGGCGCCGGGAACTGGGTGGCGTATCTGAACTTCGGTGAGGCCTGGCTGCCGGCCGGGTGGTCCGTCGCCGCCTCCGTGATCGTGATTCTGTCGTCGGCGCTCGCGGCGGGGCTGGGTCTGGCCGGGCTCGCGCGGCGGGACATGCCCGAGCGGCGGTGGCTGGTGCTGACCGTGCTGGTGGTGGCGCTGATCACGCTCGCCGGGTACGGCGGCGTGTTCGGGGCGCCCTTCCACGGGGTGGTCCAGGACTGGCTGAACGGGGGTCTCGCGCCCTTCCGGAACATCTACAAGTTCCAGACGGGGCTGGCGCTCGCGCTCGTCCTCGGTCTGGCGCATCTGGTGGGGGTGGCCGCGCAGGCGCGCGGGGCCCGCCGGGTGCGGGGGCGGCGGTTCGCACCGCTCGTCGCGGCCGTCCTCGTCGTCCCCGGGCTGCTGTGGCCGTACCTCAACGGGTCGGTGCTGCAACCGGGTTCGTTCCAGGAGCTGCCCAAGTACTGGCAGGCGACGGCGGACTGGCTGGACAAGTACTCCCCGGACTCACGGGCGTTGGTCGTGCCGGCCACCGCGCACGGCATCTACACCTGGGGCACGACCGTCGACCAGCCGCTCGATGTGCTGGCCGAGTCCCGCTGGGCGCAGCGCGACTACGTCCCCTTCGGCACCGCCGGCAACCGGCGCGCCATGGACGCCGTCGAGCAGGCGCTGCTGACGGGCGGCGAAGTCCCGGGCCTGGCCGACTACTTGAGCCGGGCGGGCCTGTACTACGTCGTCGTACGCAATGACCTGGACCCCGACCAGGTCGGCTCGGTGCCGACCACGACCGTGAAGCGGACCCTGGAGCAGTCGGGGTACGAGCGGGTGACGGGGCTCGGGCCGATGATGACCGGCGGGCGGATCGCCGAGGGCACCCCGCTCCAGGTCGAGGGGCTGTACGCACGGCAGCGGGCCGTCGAGATCTACCGGCCCGCCGAGGATGTGCCGCGTCCCGGGCAGGCCGGGCTGAAGGCGATCGCGGACACCGCCGTCGTCTCCGGCGGCCCCGAGTCGCTGCTGCCGCTGTCCGCCGACCCCGAGCTGCGCGACCGCGCCACGGTGCTGACCGGCGACAACCACCCCGGCCTCGGCACCCCGGCCGTGCAGGTGGTCGGCGACGGGCTGCGCCGCGCGGACACCCGATTCGGCCTGGTCAACGCCAACACGTCGTACACGTACACGGCGAACGAGCGGAACCCGAGCGGGAGTGTGCAGGACCCGGGGGAGAAACCGAAGCAGATCCTGCCGGTGTCCGGCCTCGGCCATCAGACGGTGGCCGAACTGCGCGGCGCGAAGTCCGTCACCGCCTCCACGAGCGGCAACTGGCTGTTCCATCTGCCCCAGTACGACCCGGTGAACGCCTTCGACGGCGACCGGAGCACGGCCTGGGCGGAGGGTGCGGCCGGGTCGGCGAACGGGCAGTGGCTGCGGATCGACTTCGACGGGGGCCAGGACATCCCGGAGACGTTCGAGGTCACACCGCTGCCGCAGGACGGGGTGCGGTCGGCGCCGACGCGGATCAAGGTGGAGACCGAGCGGGGCTCGCGTTCCACGAACCTCCAGCCCGACGGCTCCACGCAGACCGTCAACGTCCGTCCCGGCGAGACCAGTTGGCTGAAGATCACGATCCTCGACTCGGCGGAACGGCACACCGGACTCGTCGGCGCGGGCTTCTCCGAGATCGACCTCCCCGGCGTCAAGGTCACCCGGATGCTGCGGCTGCCCACGGACGCGAAGGGCTCCGACGCCTCCGCCGAGGTGGTCTCGCTCCAGCGGGCCGCCGACCCGACCGGGCTCTCCCCGACGGGCACGGAACCGGGGCTGCACCGCACCTTCGCCACCTCCACGGCGGGGATGTACGCGGTGAAGGCGACGGCCGTACCCGTGCCGGGCGAGGAACTCGACAGGCTGCTGTACGAGGTCGCCCCCGAGCAGCAGACCCGGATGACGGCGACCGCCGAATCCACGGCCTCCCTCGGGGCCGGGCTCTCGCCTCGCAACCTGACCGACGGCGACCTCACGACGGCGTGGATCGCGGGCGACGACCCCACGATCCACCTCAGCTGGGGCGACAAGTGGCCGGTCAACTCGCTCGTCCTGGCCCCGGCGGGCGGACTGTCGACCCGCCCGACGCAGGTCGAGATCAGCTCCCCGGACGGCGCGGTCATCGCCGATGTCGACGAGAACGGCTGGGTCCGCTTCGACCCGATCACCACCGACCGCCTCGACATCACCATCACCGAGACGGCCCCCCTGACCGTCCACAACCCCGTCGCCGACGACGACCTGCAACTCCCGGTCGGCCTCACGGAGGCGTACGTCCCGGCCCTCGACCAGTACCGCACCCCGCAGCCCGCCCCGACCCGGGACTTCGAGCTGCCGTGCGGCGAGGGCCCGGTCGTCGAGGTGGACGGGACGCTGTACGAGACGAGCGCGCGGGGGACGGTAAGGGACCTGGTCGAGCGCCGCTCGATCGATCTGACGCTCTGCCAGAATGACCGCGCCGCCGCCGGGTTGGAGCTCGGCGCGTCCGACGGGCACACCTTCGAGTCCGAGGACTCCGGCGCCCTGGCCGTCACCGCCGTGACCCTCACCCGGGGCTCGCTCTCCGAGCCCACGGCCGGCGGCCGCGACCTGGGGATACGGGACTGGCTCGGCGACCGCCGCGAGCTCACCGTCGGCGGCGGCGCGGCCTCCTACCTGACGACGTACGAGAACTACAACGACGGCTGGAAGGCCACGCTGGGCGGCCGCGAGCTGACCCCGGTACGGCTCGACGGCTGGCAGCAGGGCTGGCGCATCCCCGGCGGTTCGGGCGGCACCGTCAAGCTGTCGTACGAGCCGTCGGTGACGTATGAGGCCGGCCTGATCGGCGCCGGTGTGGGCCTCGCGGCCCTCATCGGCCTGGCCCTCTGGCGCCGCCAGGAGCCCAACCCCGACGAGCCCCGGCCCACCCCGCCGGGCCCCGGCCTCTGGCTGGGCACGATCGCCCTCACCCTCGTCGGCATCGTCATCGCGGGCTTCTTCGCCCTCCTCGTCCCACTCCTGGCCCTCCTCGCCTGGAAACGGCACACGCTGCTGGTGCCGATCGCCTTCCTGGCCCTGGCCGGCGCCGGCCTCGCCGCCGCCTTCGGGGCGGGCGAGCCGGTGGCGGCGGACGAGGGCGCGTTCGGGCCGGTGGCCCAACTCCTTGCGCTGACCGGCCTGTTCGCGGCGCTGGTGAGTGTCGGGGTGGGGGTGGAGTCCTCGCTCGAACGGCCCTACTCGACGCGGCGGTTCGAGGTGCCGCCGGGGGCCGAGGCCCCCACCGCGCCATTGCCGCGACGGAGGCGGGTGGACAAGACGCTGAACGGCGGACCGGGTGCGCCCGGCGGGCCGGGAGGGCCGGCGGGCGGCGGATCCGTCGCGAGCCCGACGATCTCCGCGCGCGGGCCCGGCTCCCCGCAGGCGGACCCGGACACCCCGACCCGGCGAATCCCGTTCACCAAGCCGAAGTTCAGGGCGACACCTCCGGAGGACGACGGCCGTACGGAAAGCGGCGGTACGGGGAAGGGGGAGCCGGCATGA
- a CDS encoding class I SAM-dependent methyltransferase — translation MPTTTSTDTPNHVRRKGLRDFYEDPSVPVASGTPRSLAQARMLAEALGPATRHTSTVLDIGCGDGTAAATAAPLLTGHRIIGVDWSQDALRRARTRVPYAIRGELADGGLPFRSESADAVLFSEVIEHLVDPDSALDEIHRVLRPGGHLMLSTPNLAAWYNRALLLAGVQPVFSEVSLRGIHGRPGTEVVGHLRLYTARALREFVAASGFEVVRLRGAPFHGVPRPLRPLDRLACAAPSAASILLLHARRT, via the coding sequence ATGCCGACCACCACATCCACCGACACACCGAACCACGTACGCCGAAAGGGACTTCGGGACTTCTACGAGGACCCCTCCGTCCCCGTCGCCTCCGGCACCCCCCGCAGCCTCGCCCAGGCCCGCATGCTGGCGGAGGCACTGGGCCCGGCCACGCGGCACACAAGCACCGTCCTCGACATCGGCTGCGGCGACGGCACCGCCGCGGCCACCGCCGCCCCCCTCCTCACCGGCCACCGCATCATCGGCGTCGACTGGTCCCAGGACGCCCTCAGACGCGCCCGCACCCGCGTCCCGTACGCGATCCGCGGTGAACTGGCCGACGGCGGACTGCCGTTCAGGTCGGAGTCCGCCGACGCCGTCCTGTTCAGCGAGGTCATCGAGCACCTGGTCGACCCGGATTCGGCCCTCGACGAGATCCACCGCGTCCTGCGCCCCGGCGGCCATCTGATGCTGTCGACACCCAATCTCGCCGCCTGGTACAACCGCGCCCTGCTGCTCGCGGGCGTCCAGCCGGTGTTCTCGGAGGTGAGCCTGCGCGGTATCCACGGCCGCCCCGGGACGGAGGTCGTGGGGCATCTGCGGCTCTACACCGCCCGCGCGCTGCGTGAGTTCGTGGCCGCGTCGGGCTTCGAGGTCGTACGGCTGCGCGGGGCGCCCTTCCACGGCGTACCGCGTCCGTTGCGTCCGCTGGACCGGCTGGCCTGTGCGGCCCCGTCGGCGGCGTCGATCCTGCTGCTGCACGCGCGGAGGACGTAG
- a CDS encoding class I SAM-dependent methyltransferase, with product MRGAAVEASYKDPSFRRSLTLFRAFLREQDDPEYCYSLLARDAVDQVEAYGGAVDGRTVVDVGGGSGYFTEEFRRRGAQAYLFEPDLRELGAKPPDGAVVADGYLLPLGDGVADVTFTSNVLEHVADPPTFVSELVRVTRPGGLIYVSFTNWLSPWGGHEWAPWHYLGAERARARYRRRTGKDAKHTLGENLFAVHIGTTLRQVRGRDDVTVVSARSRYWPFLAETVVKAPGLREFATWNLLLILRRCPP from the coding sequence TTGAGGGGCGCGGCAGTCGAAGCCAGTTATAAAGATCCCTCTTTTCGGCGGTCTCTCACCCTCTTTCGGGCCTTCCTTCGGGAGCAGGACGATCCCGAGTACTGCTACTCACTCCTCGCCCGTGATGCCGTTGATCAGGTCGAGGCGTACGGCGGGGCCGTCGACGGTCGCACGGTCGTCGATGTCGGCGGGGGCAGCGGGTACTTCACCGAGGAGTTTCGGCGGCGGGGGGCGCAGGCGTATCTCTTCGAGCCGGATCTGCGGGAGTTGGGGGCGAAGCCGCCGGACGGGGCGGTCGTCGCCGACGGGTATCTGCTGCCGCTCGGGGACGGCGTCGCGGACGTCACCTTCACCTCCAACGTGCTGGAGCATGTCGCCGATCCGCCGACCTTCGTCAGTGAGCTGGTGCGGGTGACGCGGCCCGGCGGGCTGATCTATGTCTCGTTCACGAACTGGCTGTCCCCCTGGGGCGGGCACGAGTGGGCGCCTTGGCACTACCTGGGGGCGGAGCGGGCCCGGGCCCGTTATCGGCGCCGTACCGGGAAGGACGCCAAGCACACGCTCGGCGAGAACCTCTTCGCCGTGCACATCGGAACCACTCTGCGGCAGGTGCGCGGCCGGGACGACGTGACGGTCGTGTCGGCGCGCTCCCGCTACTGGCCGTTTCTCGCGGAGACCGTCGTGAAGGCGCCGGGTCTGCGCGAGTTCGCCACCTGGAACCTCCTCCTCATCCTCCGGCGGTGTCCACCATGA
- a CDS encoding DUF3068 domain-containing protein: MRRTSHPSPDHHPSSRPFGPHPPVAFSLVLLGLGTFLLVLAPLLAWYVEPRAAVNPIDIDTTAVYTGTGSVFDVEQVKTVPDQKITVTQRVRGDVAESERSGAAVWDVITSVDTEKSLPAADPHGALDFTPHRWVSDRKTNRPVHCCDEKPYIEGEAYLKFPFDVQERSYRWWDNTLGATVTLHYEGRKKVRGYEGLRFTAKVPATKTGTRMVPGALVDEPNRPQVLAEEWYANHGLELVVDQSTGRVLYAQTGPRRTLRAPGGDQDAAVLLDSRKLAFTSATQKSAVDQAEKESGLLQLVGRTVPIGTAVVGFVLAAAGAVLVARGRRRPDTSESSQDPITM, encoded by the coding sequence ATGCGCCGTACTTCCCACCCGTCGCCCGACCACCACCCCTCATCGAGGCCCTTCGGGCCGCACCCGCCAGTCGCGTTCTCCCTGGTCCTGCTCGGTCTCGGGACCTTTCTGCTGGTTCTCGCGCCCCTGCTCGCGTGGTACGTGGAGCCACGGGCCGCGGTGAATCCGATCGACATCGACACGACCGCCGTCTACACCGGCACGGGCAGCGTCTTCGACGTGGAGCAGGTGAAGACCGTGCCCGACCAGAAGATCACCGTGACCCAGCGGGTACGCGGCGATGTGGCCGAAAGTGAGCGCAGCGGGGCCGCGGTGTGGGACGTGATCACCTCGGTCGACACGGAGAAGTCGCTGCCGGCGGCCGACCCGCACGGCGCGCTGGACTTCACCCCGCACCGCTGGGTCAGCGACCGGAAGACCAACCGGCCGGTGCACTGCTGCGACGAGAAGCCGTACATCGAGGGCGAGGCGTACCTGAAGTTCCCCTTCGACGTGCAGGAACGCTCCTACCGCTGGTGGGACAACACGCTCGGCGCGACGGTGACACTCCACTACGAGGGCCGCAAGAAGGTCCGGGGCTATGAGGGACTGCGCTTCACGGCGAAGGTTCCGGCCACGAAGACCGGCACCCGGATGGTCCCCGGCGCCCTCGTCGACGAGCCGAACCGGCCGCAGGTGCTCGCCGAGGAGTGGTACGCCAATCACGGCCTCGAACTGGTCGTCGACCAGAGCACGGGACGAGTGCTGTACGCCCAGACCGGGCCGCGCCGGACGCTGCGGGCGCCGGGCGGGGACCAGGACGCGGCGGTGCTCCTCGACAGCCGGAAGCTCGCGTTCACCTCGGCGACGCAGAAGTCCGCGGTCGACCAGGCGGAGAAGGAGAGCGGACTGCTGCAACTGGTGGGGCGGACGGTGCCGATCGGTACCGCTGTGGTCGGTTTCGTCCTCGCTGCGGCAGGTGCCGTTTTGGTCGCGCGCGGCAGGCGGCGCCCCGATACGTCCGAGTCGTCCCAGGACCCCATCACGATGTGA